GACCTGTTATCCAATATATCGCGCATTGTCAGTTGTGATTTTTGTTTAATTTGAAAAGATGATAAAGATAAATAAAGTGTGATCTTTATAAGTGTGAGAGCACTTTTTGTTCTTGTGGAGTAGTAGTTTCACTATCATGAGGGCCAAGGACACCATATGCTAAAGGGACCTTTACAGTAAAGAAACACTCATGTAACAATAATTAATTTTATTTCTTTTACCTTTATTTTGTTTTTCCCAAATTGTTTATGGTTTTTTTATGAATATAGTCTTATGTTATTTGCTCGCATGCTAGTGAGTTCCAAGAAAGTGGCGTTTTTACTCACTTTTCTACTCATTACAAAATCTTTGATATTATCTTGTATAGttagtgtgtgtatgtgtgtgtgagagagagaacATATGATATTTTGAATACAAATTTTATGATAAAGATCATGGCAGGTATGAGAATGTCATTTTCACAAAACAAAGCAGGTTCGGTTTTACTAATTATTTAAGATTTCATTTCCAGATTTGTTAAGGTAAAAAGTTTACACTAATGCACAAAAAGCAGGTTTAAAAGTACAATCTATAGTAATGTGACCAAATCCATCCTAACCTTATTTCCACCCTCCATCATTAAATTCTACTTGGATACCATATACCTTTGAAGTAAATAACAAGCTCTATATTAACTGAAAGTACGATTTTCGAATTTCAATAACAGTAACGGTAACAATAACAGTAACGGAAGAAACTTACAGAATCTCTAACAATAAGAGAAGGATGAGCATTGTAATTGCATAGATCCAAACATACTTCCATTCCTGAATTCCCAGAACCTACAACCAACACTTTCTTCCCGCTAAACCGGCTCCCATTTTTATACTCGGACGTGTGTCGAACCTCCCCGCGAAAATCCGCCATCCCTTTAATCTCCGGGACGACCGCCTCAGCATTCTCTCCGGTAGCCACCACCAACCACCGGCAAACATACTCCATCTCCTCCCCTTTCAACCCTACACTCTTCACTCTCCATAACCCTACACACTCATCATACTCCGCACTCTCCACCTCCTGCTCGAAAACCGGCATAATCCCAAACCGCTTGGCGTAATTCTCCAAATACTCTACAAACTGCTGCTTTGAAGGGTACTCAGGATAATCCTCTGGAAAGGGCATCATGGGCAGTTCACAAAACTTCTTGGGGAGATGCAAGCGGAGCCGATCATACGTCTTGTTTTGCCAAAGCGATGCGATACAATTTGATCGCTCCAACACGACGCTGGGAACCCCTTTCTCCTTCAAACAAGCTGCAGCCGCAAGCCCAGACGGTCCAGCCCCAATGATAACCGGGCCGGGCACCCATACACGTCGTGTGGAGCCGGTAAAGTGAGGATCATTAGCCATTTTCCCTTGTAATTCCCTTAAACATGAAATAGTCATGATGGATATGATAGATGGATGTTTTTAATAGCTAAACAGATAATGGAATCTGGATATATGTTGAGTAAATGTATATATATGAAGCAGGTGATGGATTATGGGTTAATATGAGTGGTTGATATTGTGTCAGATTCGAAGAAAAGGGTTCAGTCAAAAGCAACGTGTTGTTTGAATTGAAGTGATTATTAGGGTTCCTGAATCTTCGGGAGATGGTTTTTTTAACGAGAAAGTTGTGTTTGGATAAGAGATTAAGATGAGTATTTGAAGTGAATGATAATCGGAGTGAAGATCGTTTAATGGATCACCATTAATATTGGATGATAATCAGAGATGGTGATGTACATACATTCTTTTTGTAAGAAAAGAAAAGAGAGACTGAGATGAATTAAATTTGGTCACTATATATAAGAGCCAGGGGAGGAGATTGTGAGCCCAAGTGGTAGAGAGGAGCTAATCATAGTAGGGACATATATAGTATCCTACCTGTTTCATAAATTCAAatttagtttttttctttttttttttgttacatatttttagaaaatgtgatgATAGATGTCAACCATACAGTATTGCATTCGAATATATTTAGTTGCTTTATATGTCAATATCTTGTTTCTTTTCTTCTTAAGTTTGTTTAGCAATAGCAATGCGGATACGCCTTATTCCAGAATTTTTTGCAGAAGTATGTGATTTGAGTTGCAAAAGAGTGGTTCTAGGTGGTCAACAATTTTGTTTTCAAATCTAGGTAAGTAGCCAATTCAAACAGCGACCTTACATGAACTTTCTGACCAAAAGCTACAAAAGTTGCACCCTAAAAGAAGATCGTTGTATTAAACAGCTATGTTAATAAAGTCGTTGTTTCAAACAGGTATGTTAATAAAGATCGCTGAATCATTATGCTATGTTAATAAAGATTGCTGAATCAAACAGAAATCTTAAAGAAGATCGTTGTTTCTTTCAGCAATCTTATAAAAGGTCGTTGTTTCTTTCTGCAATCTTGTAGAATATAGCTGTTTCATACAGCAATGTTGATTAACTGACTTGTTTTGTTTTGCAGGAGGCACATGTGAGTCTTAATTTGAAATTGTGGCCATTAAAGATTGCCATATGCAGTACTTTGTAGCCCTATAAACTAGTAGCAGTTGAATCTTGTGGCCTCATGTTTCATTAATCGGAGGGACTTACGCTAAGCCTTCAGCGGAGCCAATGGCTATGCTCATTCGTCGTGGCCAATCTAGGAGGCAATCGGCTGCAAGTTTACCATGGAGGTGAGTGAGCAAGCTGTTGTTAGGCATATAATCATAGACTATAAGTCTTTCATCTCCACCAGCATGAAATCCTTTTAGTCCCAACAAATTCTTGTGTTGAACTCTCCCAAGAATCTCCACCTCAACCATGAATTCCAAATCCGCCTTCACCTATCTTGTTTCCGTTATGAAAATTGTTGGTTGCGTGCACTAGTTCTTTGAGAGTATACATATTCCATGGGTAATCCCTATTCTTTTGGGGACTGCACAAGAGATTAAAATCAAATAACTGGATCCGTACAGTTTCATAACGCAAGATCACCTCAAAAAATGTAAAATTGAAAGATCTAAAGAAAGCATACATGATCTTTGGCTCTTGATCATCCTGAGAAGTGCAACAAAAACAGTTCTTTAACTTCTTCATCGATGTCATCATTAAAGAAATGAAGATTATAGTTGAGAGTGTTAATATATATTCCACAATGAATTATGGGGAGAAAAACAGGTGGAAACAACAAGAAGATGTTGGTTTTCCGGTGATTACAAAGCTGATAAGAGATAACATTGCAGATTCATTCTGCGATCTATTATAAAATTGCTCTTTCATTCAGCGATCTATTATAAAATTGGTCTTTCATTCAGCGATCTTCCATTCAGCGACTTTATTAAGGTATTGGTTCAAAACAGCGATCTTCTTTAACATAGTTGTTTAATACAGCCATCTTCTTTTAGGGTGCAGCTTTTGCAGCTTTTGGTCAGAAAGTTCATGTAAGGTCGCTGTTTGAATTGGCTACTTACctagtgttggtgcacttgtgtctgtactttgtctgtattcggtcacgatgtaaacgatgtcctattcttgtgttgtaagttgaccaagtcaaccatcctccggtttgacttggacaacagttggtaaaagttgaaagatgtactgtctcgaaggataagagatcgaaggatgatgtggatccttcgatctcatcgaaagatatgcttcgaatgattagacctcgaaaggtgatctttcgaggtccctgctgatctttcgagtgacctgctgatctttcgagtgacttgtcttcgatagatgatccttcggaccatctatcggatccttcggactgcacatcatgagctgggtataaatacccatgcattgtGTTGAGTTCAGACAGACAGACAGAAAGAACACACACaggctgagagcattctgtccgaaactcacacacacactttgagagtttacaagttaggtttgtaaacattgtgcttgtaaccgaaaccttcatttgcattaatacaagttgtgttaatcggtgaacccgtgtgtgtttgtgtttgtacTTGCTTAatctcggtttgcctactagcttggattccgcactcgctagtgggttagtataacaaggtttgaggttcgtcatcctccgacaaaaagggacctacaagtggtatcagagcttggctctttaccttgtttaaaaccgggtttttcaagttcttggtgtgtgtttgaacacttggtttaacacccgtttttgttggtttttcttcacttttaaactggaaaacgtgttttaaacttaccgggagtgttcgtaagtgggttgggtaacttgaaaacttgtttttgagtgatttGGTGAATTCCGGCAATATTCCGGTTAAGGTTCCGGTCACCGGTTTCTGGGTTAAATTTACCATTTTGGGTAAGTTCTTGTTTGAAAATCGTGGTTGGTAAGATAGTACAGTctgccatacccttttgccgaaagttgacttaccaacccatcacctttttcacctacccgtcacatctgtgtcagtgtgtcagtgagcattcgaaagatatccttcgacatcgaaagatatctttcaacatcgaaagaccatccttcGTTCAGggacagctcgatagataaatATCTTTCGAGTAGTCCTCCTGAgtccgaaacatatctttcgataagggaatcttttcgaaagatagttgttcgaaagatagttgttcgaaagataaggatttatctcgaaagataaggatctttcaagtgtgaatctttcgagattttgaatctttcgaagccattgctcgaaagtcaacagtgatctttcgaacactgttgatcattcgaacaagtgtgacTCTTCGAAAGACAGATATACGAAAGACAAGGatatttaactcgaaagataaggatctttcaaaaggggaatccttcgagttcttgaatctttcgaaattattgttcaagactcaacagtaatctttcgagtactgttgatccttcgaacaatagttgatctttcgattgtggtcagtttattgctaacaagtttctgtgatctcagatctttcgaccaggattcTTCGGTTGTGTGATCTTTCGGAGTATTCagttagcatttattttgcttattaatcatgaatccgagttggtggaatcctgctccagatagtggtaaatatacaagttcaggagtta
The Helianthus annuus cultivar XRQ/B chromosome 6, HanXRQr2.0-SUNRISE, whole genome shotgun sequence genome window above contains:
- the LOC110904100 gene encoding indole-3-pyruvate monooxygenase YUCCA6, which encodes MTISCLRELQGKMANDPHFTGSTRRVWVPGPVIIGAGPSGLAAAACLKEKGVPSVVLERSNCIASLWQNKTYDRLRLHLPKKFCELPMMPFPEDYPEYPSKQQFVEYLENYAKRFGIMPVFEQEVESAEYDECVGLWRVKSVGLKGEEMEYVCRWLVVATGENAEAVVPEIKGMADFRGEVRHTSEYKNGSRFSGKKVLVVGSGNSGMEVCLDLCNYNAHPSLIVRDSVHVLPREMLGRSTFGLSMWLLKWLPIRLVDRFLLIMSWLIFGDTASFGLERPKVGPLELKGKTGKTPVLDVGTLAKIKSGDIKIHPSIQSVGNHDVRFVNGRVEKFDAIILATGYRSNTPSWLKENQMFSEKDGMPRKTFPQGWKGDYGLYAVGFSRRGLFGSSMDAKRVSEDIERLWKAEAKQLSKTIGRSFSLQC